TAAAAAGACAAATGCGCAAGGAGTTGCTTCTTTACCAATCAATCTTAAACCTGGAACCTATAAGGTGGTTGCTGAAAACCCGGCTACCGGATATAAATTGACCACCACTTTCAAGATTGTATCCACAATCTCCGCCAGCGACATATCAAAGGTATACACTGACGGCAGAAAGTTCACCGCTAAATTTTACAAAAGCAACGGTAAGGTTCTGGCTAATAAAAATATCAAATTCAAGATTAATGGAAAGACATATAAAGTTAAGACAAATTCCAACGGTGTGGCTAGTTTATCATTGACTAGCCTCAAGAAAGGAACTTATAAAATAGTTTCTTATAATACTGATGGATTGACCCAAACAAACACTGTTAAAGTAGTCAAATCAACTACTTCTTCTCTAACAGCTAGCAATTATGTTTTCCTTAAAAGTGATACTAAAACAATAAAAGTCAAATTGCTCAACAAGTTCGGATACGCTCCGGGTAAGGGTAAGGTAATAAAATTCACCGTCAACGGTAAATCTTACACTGCCAAAACCGATGCTAATGGTATTGCAAAACTCAAATTGCCGTCATTGGCTAAGGGAGTATACACTGTAAAATACGCATTCTCAGGAAACAGTTTTTACAAGGCATCTAGCACTTCAAGCAAGGTGACAATTATCACTACCCAGACACCTACATTCACCGTAAAAAGTGGAACAACTTTCACTTACGGTAAAAGCAATACATTCCAAGTGGCTGTTACAGCAGCTAGCGTGCCTATTATAGGCAAACAAGTCACATTCAATGTTGACGGAAAGTCTTATACCAAAACAACTAACGCTAATGGTATCGCATCGTTACCTATTGATTTGGTGATAGGCAAACACACAATTACATATTCAATAGCTAAGGATTCTAAATTAAATGCAAAAACCGGATCCTCTGCAGTCACAATCAAGGAAAAAGCTGTCAATACTCATAACGCATATTGGTTATACGGTTCAGATATGAAAAGCGTTAACCTGAAGACTTTAGCGTCTAAAGGAGTAACCGATATCTTGTTGAATTTCAAGGCTTATGAATTATATGGAAAATCAGGTGTCGAATCATGGATTGCAAGCGCTAATGGAGTTGGAATTGATGTTCACATGTGGGTTCAGGCTTTCTATTCTGGCAGTACCGGATGGGTAAACCCTGTTAAAAACGGTAAGGAGGACACTGCATATTTCACAACTAAAATCAATGAAATCAAGACTTATGCGGCAATCAAGGGCCTTGCTGGAATTCACTTGGATTACTTAAGGTATTCAGGTGTTGAAAAATCCAACAATGCTGCTTACCAGACTTCTGGAGGTACCGAAGCCATCAGCTCATTTGTAAAGCAAGTCAAAACTGCAGTTGATTCAATCAATGACAAGTTGATTTTATCATGTGCATTGATGCCTGAGACTACAAGCAGTGCATATTACTACGGTCAGGACTATTCAGTATTGAGCAAATACATGGATGTAGTCGTTCCGATGATTTACAAAGGCAATTACAATAAGGATACAACATGGATTGCTTCAACCACCCAATGGTACGTTGAAAACTCCAAGGGTGCTGATGTTTGGACTGGTATTCAAACATACAAATCCGATGACGATACAACAAAATTGTCAACAGACGATCTCAATAAGGACATATTGTCCGCATTGAAAGGTGAGGCAGGAGGAGTTGTCTTGTTCAGGTATGGAATTTCAAACGATGTGGATTTCAATTCACTGTCCGCTTCATCCTCATCAGTTAAATCAATATCAATCAAGAACATTGTAACTGGTGCTACCAATTTGAAGACATTCTATGCATCCCAGGGCAGATTGCCTAATACAGTAACAACCGGCGGATTCACATTCACTCTGCCTGAATTCCTCTACTTGATGAGTCAAGCAATATATCAAATAAACAGTTCCAACACTAAGGATATCATTATAATTACTGGAGTTGCAGAACCTTCCGCTCCTTCCGGAGACAGTATAAGTTCTAAAAAGTTGTATAGCTTTGCAACAGTTGCCAAAAACGTTGCGGTATTCATAAGCACTAACAATCATGCTCCTAATTATGCTTCATCCGATGTGGGTAAAATCATTTATTC
This is a stretch of genomic DNA from Methanobrevibacter thaueri. It encodes these proteins:
- a CDS encoding transglutaminase domain-containing protein, yielding MNKKILLTFLVLFTVLLSVSAIQASDVNVTDSYTTNLVDDTSDASVPLENTADSSDISVSSDSNVDNDQSKVSLSSEEVLESEDSNTLSTDSNSNESLNSNNGIAAASSEDGVLSVSSDVSSKIDVSKTIQAKSITKYYKGSTQYTATFLDENGNPLANTNVKITANGVTYTKKTNAQGVASLPINLKPGTYKVVAENPATGYKLTTTFKIVSTISASDISKVYTDGRKFTAKFYKSNGKVLANKNIKFKINGKTYKVKTNSNGVASLSLTSLKKGTYKIVSYNTDGLTQTNTVKVVKSTTSSLTASNYVFLKSDTKTIKVKLLNKFGYAPGKGKVIKFTVNGKSYTAKTDANGIAKLKLPSLAKGVYTVKYAFSGNSFYKASSTSSKVTIITTQTPTFTVKSGTTFTYGKSNTFQVAVTAASVPIIGKQVTFNVDGKSYTKTTNANGIASLPIDLVIGKHTITYSIAKDSKLNAKTGSSAVTIKEKAVNTHNAYWLYGSDMKSVNLKTLASKGVTDILLNFKAYELYGKSGVESWIASANGVGIDVHMWVQAFYSGSTGWVNPVKNGKEDTAYFTTKINEIKTYAAIKGLAGIHLDYLRYSGVEKSNNAAYQTSGGTEAISSFVKQVKTAVDSINDKLILSCALMPETTSSAYYYGQDYSVLSKYMDVVVPMIYKGNYNKDTTWIASTTQWYVENSKGADVWTGIQTYKSDDDTTKLSTDDLNKDILSALKGEAGGVVLFRYGISNDVDFNSLSASSSSVKSISIKNIVTGATNLKTFYASQGRLPNTVTTGGFTFTLPEFLYLMSQAIYQINSSNTKDIIIITGVAEPSAPSGDSISSKKLYSFATVAKNVAVFISTNNHAPNYASSDVGKIIYSELIDSFSRALAFYGTENRLPGYVTVTYASTSPGSGSGSGSSSSCSGSGLNEKCTETDLAKYLKATTNCQVGDPAIKSVVNSLISGLTDDMAKAKKIFNYVKDHTAYSFYYNTKYGAKGTLSAGKGNCVDHSHLLVAMFRTAGLEARYVHGTCKFSSGSTYGHVWTQVLVDGKWYVADATSSRNSLGSVSNWNTNSFSLNGIYASLQF